From a single Bacillus sp. NEB1478 genomic region:
- the paaX gene encoding phenylacetic acid degradation operon negative regulatory protein PaaX — MQNSLNTRSMIFTLYGDYIRHYGSEIWIGSLIRLLEEFGHNEQAVRAAISRMNKQGWIAARKQGNKSYYYLTERGKKRMDEAAKRIFKVQQEPWNGEWLMFTYTIPEDKRSIRDELRKELVWSGFGLLANSFWISPHQSDEQIKLMIDKYSIEDYVHSFTAVYNGPNENEKLVSECWDLNDINEKYNSFIVTYSQKYVIDKNKIEKGEMTDGECFVERTKLVHEYRKFLFIDPGLPQELLPSEWLGDHAASLFSDYYRALAGPASRFFESIYSDGNELTKNTKHDVLNHPLIQENR; from the coding sequence ATGCAAAACAGTTTGAACACGCGTTCCATGATCTTCACCCTTTACGGTGATTATATTCGTCATTATGGAAGTGAAATATGGATCGGGAGCTTGATCCGTCTATTAGAAGAGTTTGGTCATAATGAACAAGCGGTAAGAGCCGCGATATCCAGAATGAACAAACAAGGGTGGATCGCCGCCAGGAAACAAGGCAACAAAAGTTATTATTATTTAACAGAACGCGGAAAAAAGCGGATGGATGAAGCAGCGAAAAGAATCTTTAAGGTGCAGCAGGAACCTTGGAACGGTGAATGGCTCATGTTTACATATACCATTCCAGAAGATAAAAGAAGTATTAGAGACGAACTGAGAAAAGAACTGGTGTGGAGCGGATTTGGCCTTTTAGCCAACAGCTTTTGGATTTCGCCGCATCAATCAGATGAACAAATTAAATTGATGATAGATAAATATTCAATTGAAGATTATGTTCATTCGTTTACCGCGGTATACAACGGCCCCAACGAAAATGAAAAGCTAGTTTCAGAGTGCTGGGATTTAAATGACATCAACGAGAAATACAATTCGTTCATCGTAACGTACTCTCAAAAATATGTTATTGATAAAAACAAGATTGAAAAAGGTGAGATGACGGACGGTGAATGCTTTGTTGAACGTACAAAGCTTGTTCACGAATATCGTAAATTCCTTTTCATTGATCCGGGACTTCCTCAAGAGCTTCTCCCTTCTGAATGGCTTGGAGATCATGCAGCTTCTTTGTTCAGTGACTATTACCGAGCATTAGCAGGACCGGCAAGCCGCTTTTTTGAAAGCATCTATTCAGACGGAAATGAACTTACGAAAAATACAAAACACGATGTGCTGAATCATCCTCTAATCCAAGAAAATCGGTAA
- a CDS encoding enoyl-CoA hydratase-related protein: MFETISYETRGKTAWITLNRPDKLNAFTSLMHKEMVSAIKEANKDSNVRAVVITGSGRAFCSGQDLSGSTDTDYGEVLRKGYNPMVQALVAMEKPVIAAVNGVAAGAGMSLALACDFRIASEKASFIEAFIHVGLVPDSGNLYFLPRLVGHAKAMELAVLGEKISAAQAKEFGLVTKTVSEEDFMLEVETFAEKLSNMPTKAIGLIKRYMNKSWDSDLNEVLEYEAQAQKIAGESEDHQEGLHAFLEKRKPAFTGK; encoded by the coding sequence ATGTTTGAAACGATAAGCTATGAAACAAGAGGGAAAACGGCTTGGATTACATTAAACCGTCCAGATAAGCTGAACGCTTTTACATCCCTTATGCATAAAGAAATGGTGTCGGCGATTAAAGAAGCGAACAAAGACAGCAATGTGAGAGCTGTTGTCATCACTGGTTCTGGCCGGGCGTTCTGTTCAGGACAAGATCTATCAGGTTCAACAGATACGGATTATGGCGAAGTTCTTCGCAAAGGTTATAACCCGATGGTTCAAGCTTTAGTAGCTATGGAAAAGCCTGTTATCGCAGCAGTTAACGGTGTAGCAGCCGGTGCGGGTATGAGCCTCGCGCTTGCTTGTGATTTCCGGATTGCGAGTGAAAAAGCAAGTTTCATAGAAGCGTTCATTCATGTTGGATTAGTACCTGATTCAGGAAATCTATATTTCTTGCCTAGGCTTGTCGGACATGCGAAAGCGATGGAACTTGCCGTATTAGGCGAAAAAATTTCAGCAGCACAAGCGAAAGAGTTTGGACTTGTTACGAAGACGGTTAGTGAAGAGGATTTCATGCTGGAAGTTGAGACGTTTGCAGAGAAACTTTCCAACATGCCTACAAAAGCGATCGGACTTATTAAGCGCTACATGAATAAAAGTTGGGATAGCGACCTGAACGAAGTGCTCGAATATGAAGCACAAGCTCAAAAGATTGCTGGGGAATCAGAAGATCATCAAGAAGGATTACATGCTTTTTTAGAAAAGAGAAAACCTGCATTCACAGGCAAGTAG
- a CDS encoding aldehyde dehydrogenase family protein translates to MGTPKTEVKAVKRDQYDMIIGGQSAGGSEGEYFITCNPATGEPLAKVAKATKADVDRAVEAARTAFETGKWKRSPVNKRSRTMNKIASIMRSRFNELVELEILNSGKSLSAAQGQVMQAIEDFEFYAGAIVSHRGAVNPMPGPFMNYTLKEPLGVCAQIIPWNYPMMMAAWKIAPAIAVGCSVILKPASLTPLTAIVMTEICHEAGVPEGVVNIITGDGATVGSYLAEHEGVDKVAFTGETGTGKDIMAKASQTLKRVTLELGGKSPNLVFEDSDIDAAVDGSLFGIFYNTGQSCEARSRLYVQESVYEAFMQKFVEKAKRLVLGNPLDSGTHVGAIISERQLEVIDGYVKSAEEEGATIALGGGRAKVDGFENGHWYLPTIITDVNENMKVVKEEIFGPVVVVSTFKDEKEAVKLANNTDFGLAAAIWTKDHAKATRVAGMIQAGTIMINSPFSAFPGTPFGGYKQSGFGRELCIETLDLYTETKSVVSYTGSRPLNPFNL, encoded by the coding sequence ATGGGTACACCTAAGACAGAAGTAAAAGCAGTAAAGCGTGATCAATACGATATGATTATCGGCGGACAAAGTGCAGGCGGTTCAGAAGGTGAGTATTTCATAACGTGCAATCCTGCGACTGGCGAACCGTTAGCAAAAGTGGCAAAAGCAACGAAAGCTGACGTAGACCGTGCTGTTGAAGCTGCACGGACTGCTTTTGAAACGGGGAAATGGAAGCGTTCTCCTGTAAATAAGCGCTCGCGAACCATGAACAAGATTGCGAGCATCATGCGTTCACGCTTCAACGAGCTTGTTGAACTGGAGATTTTAAACAGCGGAAAATCATTAAGTGCTGCACAAGGACAAGTGATGCAGGCAATCGAGGACTTTGAGTTCTATGCAGGTGCGATTGTAAGTCACCGCGGTGCTGTGAACCCGATGCCTGGACCTTTCATGAACTATACACTGAAAGAGCCGCTAGGAGTATGTGCACAGATCATTCCTTGGAACTATCCGATGATGATGGCAGCTTGGAAGATCGCTCCGGCTATCGCTGTTGGCTGTTCTGTTATTTTAAAACCTGCAAGTTTAACACCTTTAACGGCAATCGTGATGACTGAGATTTGTCATGAGGCGGGTGTTCCAGAAGGTGTTGTAAATATCATTACGGGTGACGGTGCTACCGTTGGATCCTATCTTGCTGAACACGAAGGTGTTGATAAGGTAGCCTTCACAGGTGAAACAGGAACGGGTAAAGATATTATGGCAAAAGCTTCACAAACACTTAAGCGTGTTACGCTTGAACTGGGCGGAAAATCTCCTAATCTCGTTTTTGAAGATAGTGATATTGATGCTGCTGTTGACGGTTCTCTATTTGGAATCTTTTATAACACAGGTCAGTCTTGTGAAGCGCGTTCCCGTCTGTACGTTCAAGAAAGTGTATATGAAGCGTTCATGCAAAAATTTGTTGAGAAAGCGAAAAGACTTGTTCTTGGCAATCCACTTGATTCAGGTACTCATGTTGGAGCAATTATCTCAGAGCGTCAGCTTGAAGTAATCGATGGCTACGTGAAGTCCGCTGAAGAAGAAGGAGCAACAATTGCTTTAGGCGGCGGACGTGCGAAAGTGGATGGTTTTGAAAATGGTCACTGGTACTTGCCGACGATCATTACAGATGTTAACGAAAACATGAAGGTGGTTAAGGAAGAAATCTTTGGTCCGGTAGTTGTCGTTTCAACGTTTAAGGATGAGAAGGAAGCGGTAAAACTTGCAAACAACACCGATTTTGGTCTGGCTGCAGCGATCTGGACAAAGGATCATGCTAAAGCTACTCGGGTTGCAGGTATGATTCAAGCTGGTACAATCATGATCAACTCACCGTTTTCTGCTTTCCCGGGAACACCGTTCGGCGGGTATAAGCAATCCGGATTCGGCCGTGAGCTTTGTATCGAAACGTTAGATCTGTATACAGAGACAAAGAGCGTCGTTTCCTACACAGGATCTCGTCCATTGAATCCTTTTAACCTTTAA
- a CDS encoding enoyl-CoA hydratase-related protein, with translation MSAILYEVKDHVAYVTLNRPEVLNCFNFATLKELEEVVEDIHHNSDVRVVIFTGAGEKAFSAGADLKERRNLSEAEVRRNVRKIRDVFSAVEALPQPTICAINGHAFGGGFELALACDLRVSVREASMGLTEVSWAIIPGAGGTQRLPRIIGQAKAMELILTAKKLMAEEAFSYGILNQVTSREELMAVCENYAAAIMKNGPVAVQQAKYAIKHGTEVDLQTGLAIEAKAYEVTIPTKDRIEALVAFGEKRAPVFKGE, from the coding sequence ATGTCAGCTATTTTATATGAAGTAAAAGACCATGTTGCATACGTTACACTTAATCGTCCTGAAGTATTGAACTGTTTCAACTTTGCAACGTTAAAAGAACTAGAAGAAGTCGTTGAAGATATCCATCACAACAGCGATGTCCGTGTTGTTATTTTTACGGGAGCAGGCGAAAAAGCATTCAGTGCTGGTGCAGATTTAAAAGAACGCCGTAATCTTTCGGAAGCAGAAGTGAGACGCAACGTCCGTAAAATCCGGGATGTGTTTTCAGCTGTTGAAGCTTTGCCGCAGCCGACGATCTGTGCGATCAATGGACACGCGTTTGGCGGCGGGTTCGAGCTGGCATTAGCTTGTGATCTTCGCGTTTCTGTCAGAGAAGCTTCAATGGGACTGACGGAAGTAAGCTGGGCGATTATTCCGGGAGCTGGCGGAACGCAGCGTCTGCCTAGAATTATCGGTCAGGCGAAAGCAATGGAGCTTATTCTAACAGCGAAAAAATTGATGGCAGAAGAAGCGTTCTCATATGGCATTTTGAACCAAGTCACATCCAGAGAAGAATTGATGGCTGTTTGCGAGAACTATGCTGCGGCAATCATGAAGAATGGTCCTGTTGCAGTTCAGCAAGCAAAGTATGCGATCAAGCACGGAACTGAAGTGGATCTTCAAACAGGTCTTGCGATTGAAGCGAAGGCGTATGAAGTGACGATTCCTACAAAAGATCGAATAGAAGCGCTTGTAGCGTTCGGAGAAAAAAGAGCACCTGTCTTTAAGGGAGAGTAG
- a CDS encoding 3-hydroxyacyl-CoA dehydrogenase, producing the protein MLQNAVVIGSGVMGRGIAYVCAVGGFDVQLVDVKEEQLNNAKKEIDSIFSKAVSRGKLSPEIAHSAQGRLNYSVNLSAAVSAADIVIEAVPENIEIKRAVFEELDRSAPSHCVLATNTSTMSPTEIGSFTKRPEKVIAMHFFNPVHRMPLVEIVRGHETDDATVELATEAAVKMGKETVTVNEFPGFVTSRISAMIGNEAFYMLQEGVGTPEDIDKAIKLGLNFPMGPFELGDLVGLDTRLNNLNYLHQTLGEKYRPAPLLVKYVKAGRLGRKSGKGVYDYTTEDSGVKK; encoded by the coding sequence ATGTTGCAAAATGCAGTAGTCATCGGATCTGGTGTAATGGGAAGAGGAATTGCATACGTATGTGCAGTAGGCGGTTTTGATGTACAGCTCGTTGATGTAAAGGAAGAACAGTTGAATAATGCTAAAAAGGAAATCGATTCTATTTTTTCAAAAGCCGTATCGCGCGGAAAGCTTTCTCCAGAAATCGCACATTCTGCACAAGGAAGACTCAACTACTCAGTGAATCTTTCTGCAGCAGTCAGTGCTGCTGATATCGTGATCGAAGCAGTTCCTGAAAACATAGAAATCAAGCGTGCAGTTTTTGAAGAATTAGACCGTTCAGCACCAAGTCATTGTGTGCTTGCTACAAATACGTCAACGATGAGCCCGACTGAAATTGGTTCGTTTACAAAGCGTCCTGAAAAAGTAATTGCGATGCACTTCTTTAATCCTGTTCACCGTATGCCGCTCGTTGAAATTGTACGCGGGCATGAGACAGATGATGCTACAGTTGAACTGGCAACAGAGGCAGCCGTGAAGATGGGGAAAGAAACAGTAACTGTTAACGAGTTTCCTGGTTTCGTAACGAGCCGTATTTCAGCGATGATCGGCAACGAAGCGTTCTATATGCTGCAGGAAGGTGTAGGGACGCCAGAAGACATCGATAAAGCGATCAAGCTTGGATTGAACTTCCCGATGGGACCCTTTGAGTTAGGGGATTTAGTCGGGCTTGATACACGTTTAAACAATTTGAATTATCTTCATCAAACACTAGGTGAAAAATATCGCCCTGCACCATTGCTCGTTAAATATGTAAAAGCAGGGAGACTTGGCCGCAAATCAGGCAAAGGGGTATATGACTACACGACAGAAGATAGCGGAGTGAAAAAATAA
- a CDS encoding acetyl-CoA C-acyltransferase, which translates to MREVVIVDAVRTPIGRYKGALKSVRPDDLGAVVISALLERNSSLPSGEIEEVIFGNANGAGEDNRNVARMSALLAGLPVEVGGTTINRLCGSGMDAVIYAARAIMAGEGDVFIAGGTESMTRAPLVMGKPEVEYPRGDMKMFDTTIGWRFVNPLMHEKYGTDSMPETAENVAKKFGISREEQDQFAYNSQQRAKKAISENRFKEEIVPVRLIDRKGNETWITEDEHPRPETSLEKLGTLKPLFKDGSVTAGNASGVNDGASALLLMSREKADELGLKPLARYVSSGVAGLEPSIMGVGPIEASRKALKRAGLSVENIDLVELNEAFASQSLACMNELGLDAEKVNVNGGAIAFGHPLGASGARILTTLVHEMKKQGSRYGLAAMCIGVGQGIASVIEVIQD; encoded by the coding sequence ATGAGAGAAGTCGTTATCGTTGATGCAGTAAGAACACCGATTGGCCGGTATAAAGGTGCTTTAAAATCTGTGCGTCCTGATGATCTTGGTGCGGTTGTCATATCCGCGCTTCTGGAGCGAAACAGCAGCTTGCCTTCTGGAGAAATTGAAGAAGTCATCTTCGGAAACGCGAACGGTGCAGGGGAAGATAATCGAAACGTTGCGAGAATGTCTGCTCTTTTAGCAGGACTTCCTGTGGAAGTAGGCGGAACAACGATCAATCGTCTATGCGGATCAGGAATGGATGCTGTTATTTACGCCGCCCGTGCTATTATGGCTGGAGAAGGCGATGTTTTTATTGCGGGTGGAACGGAAAGTATGACACGTGCACCGCTTGTTATGGGGAAACCTGAAGTGGAATATCCTCGCGGCGATATGAAAATGTTTGATACGACGATCGGCTGGCGCTTCGTTAATCCGCTCATGCATGAAAAGTATGGTACGGATTCGATGCCTGAAACTGCAGAAAATGTAGCGAAGAAATTTGGAATTTCGCGTGAAGAGCAAGACCAATTCGCATACAACAGCCAGCAGCGTGCCAAAAAGGCGATAAGCGAAAACCGTTTTAAAGAAGAAATCGTACCTGTAAGATTAATAGATAGAAAAGGGAACGAAACTTGGATTACAGAAGATGAGCATCCGCGTCCTGAAACTTCCCTAGAAAAATTAGGTACTCTTAAACCATTGTTTAAAGATGGATCCGTTACAGCAGGGAACGCTTCCGGTGTAAATGACGGAGCATCTGCATTATTATTGATGAGCCGGGAAAAAGCGGATGAACTCGGATTAAAACCGCTAGCACGCTATGTGTCATCCGGGGTTGCAGGACTAGAACCGTCGATAATGGGTGTAGGGCCGATTGAAGCTTCTCGAAAGGCTTTAAAGCGTGCAGGACTCTCGGTAGAAAATATTGACCTTGTTGAACTGAATGAAGCATTCGCTTCACAGTCATTGGCATGTATGAATGAACTTGGGTTGGATGCTGAAAAAGTTAATGTGAACGGAGGAGCGATTGCTTTCGGTCATCCGCTTGGTGCGAGCGGAGCGAGAATTTTAACAACACTTGTTCACGAAATGAAAAAACAAGGATCGCGGTATGGACTTGCTGCAATGTGCATCGGCGTTGGCCAAGGAATTGCTTCTGTCATTGAAGTTATACAAGATTAA
- a CDS encoding HIT domain-containing protein: protein MEECLFCNPMNFPEQKIVFENDSCYFLQSPKAQNILEGAGLIIPKAHKETVFDLSEKEWMDTFDLMQQAKSLLDELHTPDGYSTGWNVKPVGGQSIPHAHFHIIPRFADEPYAGKGIRAWIKSEANRRPGKMSEAGVK from the coding sequence ATGGAAGAATGTTTATTTTGCAATCCAATGAATTTTCCAGAGCAAAAAATAGTTTTTGAGAATGATAGCTGTTATTTTCTTCAAAGTCCAAAAGCGCAAAATATTTTAGAAGGTGCAGGACTGATCATCCCTAAAGCGCATAAAGAAACGGTTTTCGATCTCAGCGAAAAAGAATGGATGGATACATTTGATTTGATGCAGCAAGCAAAAAGCTTGTTAGATGAGTTACATACGCCTGACGGCTACAGTACGGGATGGAATGTGAAACCAGTCGGCGGCCAAAGCATCCCTCATGCTCATTTTCACATTATTCCTCGTTTTGCTGATGAGCCGTATGCTGGAAAAGGAATTAGAGCGTGGATTAAGTCCGAAGCAAACCGCAGACCTGGGAAGATGAGCGAGGCTGGAGTTAAGTAA
- a CDS encoding thioesterase, FlK family — translation MKSGMEVGQIATISATVTPDMFAQFEGNLVHPAYSTVSMVYHMEWAARQIILPYLEDHEEGIGGGVAAKHVAPTPEGANLTITATLRELKGKAVICDVVVHNGKAVVGEGEVTQYILPRAAIAQKIDEMKV, via the coding sequence ATGAAATCAGGTATGGAAGTTGGTCAAATCGCTACTATATCAGCTACAGTAACACCCGATATGTTTGCACAATTTGAAGGGAACCTTGTTCATCCTGCGTATTCAACCGTGAGTATGGTCTATCACATGGAATGGGCAGCCCGGCAGATTATTCTTCCTTATCTAGAAGATCATGAGGAAGGAATCGGTGGCGGAGTAGCTGCTAAGCATGTGGCACCAACTCCAGAGGGAGCTAACCTAACGATCACTGCAACATTGCGTGAATTAAAAGGCAAAGCGGTTATTTGTGATGTAGTCGTTCATAACGGAAAGGCCGTTGTGGGTGAAGGGGAAGTGACACAGTATATTTTACCTAGAGCAGCCATTGCTCAAAAAATAGACGAAATGAAAGTGTGA
- a CDS encoding gamma carbonic anhydrase family protein encodes MKYTFNGKTPNIHESAFIAPGAHIIGDVEIGEGSTIWFNSVLRGDEGPITIGKKTNVQDNCTLHLYGGFPLVLEDEVSIGHNVILHGCTIKKGALVGMGSTILDGAEIGEQSFIGANTLIPSGKKIPPRVMVMGSPGKIVRELNDEDLKLIQLTIDTYYEKGKQFAAELKK; translated from the coding sequence ATGAAATATACATTTAACGGTAAAACGCCAAACATTCATGAAAGCGCTTTTATAGCTCCTGGAGCACATATTATTGGTGATGTTGAAATCGGTGAAGGCTCTACCATCTGGTTCAACAGTGTTCTGCGCGGTGATGAAGGTCCTATTACAATAGGTAAAAAAACAAACGTTCAAGACAACTGTACACTTCACCTTTATGGAGGATTTCCACTTGTCCTTGAAGATGAAGTTTCAATCGGCCATAACGTCATTTTACACGGATGTACGATAAAAAAAGGAGCCCTCGTCGGCATGGGTTCCACAATCTTAGATGGCGCTGAAATTGGTGAACAGTCTTTTATCGGAGCGAACACACTCATTCCATCAGGCAAAAAGATTCCTCCCCGCGTAATGGTTATGGGCTCTCCTGGAAAAATAGTCCGTGAACTGAACGATGAAGACCTTAAGCTCATTCAGCTGACGATCGACACGTATTACGAAAAAGGAAAACAATTTGCTGCCGAACTGAAAAAGTAG
- a CDS encoding SDR family oxidoreductase, translated as MLQNKVAVVTGASRGCGRAIAEKLGTLGTKLTVVGSSDSIFKTAEELKDKGYEVLAVKADVSIEADVAELFKQTFDQFGHVDLLVNNAGIGQFKLAEEHSLEDFKRMFEVNVQGVFLCSTAVVPHMKERKEGTIITISSDVGRRTIANGSVYTATKYAVQGFCGSLAQELREFGVRVGTVNPGAIDTYFADSEPGLNFKEDWLKVSDIADAVAYMASAPKHMVVDEIMLHPLSQEYPNV; from the coding sequence TTGCTGCAAAATAAAGTAGCGGTTGTTACTGGTGCTTCACGCGGATGCGGAAGAGCCATTGCTGAAAAATTAGGTACGCTTGGAACGAAGTTAACGGTTGTCGGATCGTCTGATAGTATTTTTAAAACAGCTGAAGAATTAAAAGATAAAGGATACGAGGTTCTGGCAGTAAAAGCCGATGTATCGATCGAAGCAGATGTTGCTGAACTTTTTAAACAAACGTTTGATCAATTTGGACATGTAGATCTATTAGTGAATAATGCTGGTATTGGGCAATTCAAGCTGGCAGAAGAACATTCTTTGGAGGATTTTAAACGGATGTTTGAGGTAAACGTACAAGGTGTTTTCTTGTGCAGTACAGCAGTCGTTCCTCACATGAAAGAGCGTAAGGAAGGAACAATCATCACGATTTCATCTGATGTTGGCCGCCGAACAATTGCGAACGGATCAGTTTACACGGCAACAAAATATGCGGTACAAGGTTTCTGCGGCTCATTAGCTCAAGAACTGCGCGAGTTCGGAGTTCGAGTTGGCACGGTGAATCCGGGTGCGATCGACACGTATTTTGCAGATAGCGAACCAGGCCTTAATTTTAAAGAAGACTGGCTGAAAGTGAGTGACATCGCTGATGCAGTAGCCTACATGGCGAGTGCGCCAAAGCACATGGTAGTGGATGAAATCATGCTTCACCCTCTTTCGCAAGAATACCCGAACGTATAA
- a CDS encoding nitronate monooxygenase, giving the protein MNTICEKLNITYPIIQGGMGNVSNAELAAAISNAGGLGTIGAGTMTPEQVENLIIATKGMTERPFAVNVPLSVSSNVKEILKLVIKHNVEVVSLSAGNPAPFIPKLKEHGIKVITVIASVYHAKKAETAGTDLLVAEGYEAAGLNSPYETTTMTLLPQVCRSVSVPVIAAGGIADGSGLAAAFALGAQGVQMGTRFIATKEAPFHESYKTSLVQADDTKTLIVGRSVGKIRRLYDTPYAQHLIQREKSGTTPEEFQQLTTEDHHILGAVKGDLENGFINSGQIAGAIKDVPSVKELLEKMMKEAKEAVSLLNKRLM; this is encoded by the coding sequence TTGAATACGATTTGTGAAAAATTAAACATTACCTACCCTATTATCCAAGGCGGAATGGGGAATGTTAGTAATGCCGAATTGGCAGCGGCAATCTCCAATGCTGGCGGATTAGGTACGATTGGCGCCGGAACAATGACACCGGAACAAGTGGAAAATTTAATCATTGCCACAAAAGGGATGACAGAGCGGCCATTTGCTGTTAATGTACCTTTATCCGTTTCATCAAATGTGAAAGAAATTTTAAAACTTGTGATTAAGCATAACGTTGAAGTCGTTTCATTATCTGCAGGCAATCCAGCACCTTTTATTCCAAAACTAAAGGAACATGGGATAAAAGTGATCACTGTCATTGCCTCGGTTTATCATGCGAAAAAAGCAGAAACAGCTGGGACTGACCTGCTTGTGGCGGAAGGGTACGAAGCAGCAGGTCTGAACTCTCCGTATGAAACTACAACGATGACACTGCTCCCGCAAGTTTGCAGGAGTGTTTCTGTTCCTGTTATTGCGGCTGGAGGAATAGCGGATGGGAGCGGGTTGGCAGCTGCATTTGCACTTGGTGCTCAAGGTGTACAGATGGGTACACGTTTTATCGCCACTAAGGAAGCTCCATTCCACGAATCTTACAAAACTTCGCTTGTACAAGCTGATGATACGAAAACATTGATTGTCGGACGTTCCGTCGGAAAGATTAGAAGACTGTATGATACACCATATGCCCAGCATCTTATTCAACGTGAGAAAAGCGGTACCACACCTGAAGAATTTCAACAGCTTACTACGGAAGACCATCATATATTAGGTGCTGTAAAAGGTGATTTGGAGAACGGATTTATTAACAGCGGGCAGATTGCTGGAGCGATTAAAGATGTTCCTTCAGTAAAAGAGTTGCTTGAGAAAATGATGAAAGAAGCGAAAGAAGCGGTTAGTTTATTAAACAAGCGTTTAATGTAG
- a CDS encoding sodium-dependent transporter yields the protein MNQQDQWTSKLAFILAAAGSAIGLGAIWKFPYVVGTSGGGAFFLIFLLFTFLVGFPLLMAEFVIGRGAQKEAISAYRTLAPGSAWPWLGRMGVVTAFILLSFYSVIGGWIVLYLSKSFSSNFFNHDFNQMFGESITSTWPAVVSQFVFMIITIFVVSRGIKNGIEKANQIMMPALFVLFAVLIIRSLTLDGAMEGVKFFLYPDFSEIGGDDVLFALGQSFFSLSVGISVMVTYSSYLGKNESLTKSATTIVLLNVLISLLAGLAIFPGVFSLGLKPTEGPGLLFVVLPAVFDQIMFGQFFFIVFLALFLFATLTSAFSMLEIIVASITKGKLTNRAKWSWIIGLLIFAFGVPSTLSYGVLSHVTLFDKIIFDQLDYLVSNILLPLGALFIALFVGYRYPKDLLLQEFKAGSSVTVRGFAMWLMLIRYVVPVIIFIVFLNSLGIFKMITG from the coding sequence ATGAATCAGCAAGATCAATGGACGTCGAAGCTAGCGTTCATTTTAGCAGCAGCAGGGTCAGCGATCGGACTCGGGGCCATATGGAAATTTCCTTATGTAGTTGGAACAAGCGGGGGCGGTGCATTTTTTCTTATCTTTTTATTGTTTACATTTTTAGTAGGTTTTCCACTACTGATGGCTGAATTTGTGATCGGACGAGGTGCTCAGAAAGAAGCGATTTCTGCTTATCGGACACTTGCACCAGGATCTGCTTGGCCGTGGCTGGGCAGAATGGGTGTAGTTACTGCCTTTATTCTCTTATCTTTTTACAGTGTGATTGGCGGCTGGATTGTTCTTTATTTAAGCAAAAGCTTCTCATCAAATTTCTTTAATCATGATTTTAATCAGATGTTTGGTGAATCGATTACAAGCACTTGGCCGGCAGTGGTTTCGCAATTTGTTTTTATGATTATCACGATTTTTGTTGTAAGTCGCGGGATTAAGAACGGGATTGAAAAAGCAAATCAAATAATGATGCCTGCACTTTTTGTCCTTTTTGCCGTTCTTATTATCCGTTCACTAACACTTGACGGTGCGATGGAGGGCGTTAAGTTTTTTCTTTACCCTGATTTTTCAGAGATCGGTGGAGATGATGTTCTTTTTGCATTGGGACAATCGTTCTTTTCTCTAAGTGTCGGTATTTCCGTTATGGTAACGTATAGTTCTTATTTAGGAAAAAATGAGAGTTTGACCAAATCGGCAACGACTATTGTGCTGCTGAACGTTTTGATTTCACTATTGGCTGGATTGGCGATTTTCCCTGGAGTTTTCTCGCTTGGTCTTAAGCCGACTGAAGGACCAGGATTATTGTTTGTCGTCCTTCCTGCGGTATTTGATCAGATCATGTTTGGACAATTCTTTTTTATCGTTTTCCTGGCATTGTTCTTGTTCGCAACATTAACGTCTGCGTTTTCGATGCTTGAAATCATTGTGGCATCCATTACAAAAGGTAAATTAACAAACCGTGCAAAATGGTCGTGGATCATTGGATTGTTAATCTTTGCTTTCGGTGTTCCTTCAACACTTTCTTACGGTGTTTTATCACATGTTACTTTATTTGATAAAATCATCTTTGATCAATTGGACTATTTAGTAAGTAATATTCTGTTACCTTTAGGTGCATTGTTCATTGCCTTATTTGTAGGTTATAGATATCCAAAAGACCTGCTTCTTCAGGAATTTAAAGCAGGATCTTCCGTAACGGTCAGAGGATTTGCGATGTGGCTTATGCTGATTCGATATGTAGTTCCGGTCATTATTTTTATCGTATTCCTGAACAGTCTCGGTATTTTTAAAATGATAACAGGTTAA